In a single window of the Candidatus Celerinatantimonas neptuna genome:
- the pilT gene encoding Twitching mobility protein, which yields MDIFELLEFSVNHNASDLHLSAGLSPVLRIDGELRPSKFPIINNDQLRVMLESLLDQKQQLAWSQVKELDIGLSIANIGRVRANFFFHHRGCAAAFRLVSSQIPTLEKLGTPDIVSHFCQMSSGLVLVTGATGGGKSTTLAAMVEYMNTSLPRHVITIEDPIEFIYHSKQCLIHQRGVGLETLGFNQALRGALREDPDVILVGELRDYETIKLALTAAETGHLVLATLHTPSASDAVHRMIDIFPATERSFIRSLLAGSLKGVVGQKLLPAIAGGRIAAYEILCNTPAIAHLIRDDKVEQIASLMQTGSSQGMQTFEQHMRNLQQQGLISNLSVKNTLIPEMMY from the coding sequence ATGGATATATTTGAGTTATTGGAATTTAGTGTAAATCATAATGCTTCTGATCTACACCTCTCTGCAGGACTTTCTCCTGTTTTACGAATTGATGGCGAGCTACGACCATCTAAATTCCCCATCATAAATAATGATCAATTGAGAGTAATGCTAGAATCTTTGCTTGATCAGAAGCAACAGTTAGCCTGGTCCCAAGTGAAAGAACTGGACATTGGGTTGAGTATCGCAAACATCGGGCGGGTTCGTGCAAATTTCTTTTTTCATCATCGAGGATGTGCGGCAGCTTTTAGGCTCGTGTCCTCCCAGATACCGACACTGGAGAAGCTGGGGACACCTGATATTGTGAGCCACTTTTGTCAGATGAGCTCAGGGTTGGTTTTGGTGACTGGAGCCACGGGGGGCGGTAAATCGACGACACTGGCTGCAATGGTCGAGTATATGAATACATCATTACCCCGCCATGTCATTACGATTGAAGATCCAATCGAGTTTATTTATCACTCTAAACAGTGCTTAATTCATCAGCGTGGAGTAGGGCTTGAGACATTAGGGTTTAATCAGGCTTTGCGCGGGGCTTTACGGGAAGATCCTGATGTTATTCTTGTCGGGGAGTTGAGGGATTATGAAACGATCAAGTTAGCTTTAACTGCTGCAGAGACCGGTCACCTGGTGTTAGCCACATTACATACGCCGTCAGCGTCAGATGCTGTTCATCGCATGATTGATATTTTTCCGGCGACTGAGCGTTCGTTTATCCGTTCATTATTAGCTGGATCTCTAAAAGGGGTTGTTGGCCAGAAATTGCTTCCGGCAATAGCTGGGGGACGTATTGCTGCCTATGAAATTTTGTGTAATACACCAGCGATAGCTCATCTAATTCGTGATGATAAAGTAGAACAGATTGCATCATTAATGCAAACAGGGTCATCACAGGGAATGCAGACGTTTGAGCAACATATGCGAAACCTACAGCAACAAGGACTGATTTCTAACTTGTCCGTGAAAAATACTCTTATCCCTGAAATGATGTATTAG